Part of the Acidobacteriota bacterium genome is shown below.
CCGGACATCAACAGCCGCAATCCCGGCCTGCGCCAGTTCGCCGAGAGGACAGCCGTGAATTCACCCATTCAGGGCACCGCCGCCGACCTGATCAAGCTGGCCATGATCCGCATCCACCGGGAGCTGCGGGAGCGCAAGCTCCAATCCAGGATGTTGCTGCAGGTACACGACGAGCTGGTGTTCGAGGTACCCGGGTCGGAGATGGAAGCCATGCAGGCCCTCGTCAAGCAGGAAATGGAGTCGGTGTATTCGCTCTCGGTGCCCCTGGTGGTGGACGTGGGTGTCGGCCAAAACTGGATGGAAACCTGAACGCCAGGCCATGGCCCGATGGGCGTCCGCCCCGGATCCTGTCCGGTTTCGCCGGGTTCTTTTTGAAGGAGAGGTCTTATGTTGGAGCGGGAATCCGCCTTCGAATTGCTGACCGAGTACACCAGCAATCCCAGCCTTATCAAGCACGCCCTGGCCGTGGAAGCCTGCATGCGGGCCTACGCCGGCAAGTATGGAGAGGACGTGGCGAAATGGGGGATCGTGGGCCTGCTGCACGACTTCGACTACCAGAGATTTCCCGATCCTCCCGACCACCCCGAAAAGGGCGCCCAGATCCTGAAGGAACGGGGTTATCCGGAGGACGTGATCTACGCCATCAAGTCCCATGCTCACTGGACCGGTTGCCCCAGGAACCATTTGGTGGACAAGGTGCTGTTTGCCTGCGACGAGCTCTCCGGCTTCATCACGGCGGTGACCCTGGTGCGCCCCGACCGCAAGATCGAGGGACTCCAGCCCAAGTCGGTCAGAAAGAAATTGAAGGACAAGGCCTTTGCCCGCTCGGTGAGCCGGGAGGACATCCGCACCGGCGCCACCGACCTGGGGGTGGAGTTGAACGAGCACATCG
Proteins encoded:
- a CDS encoding HDIG domain-containing protein gives rise to the protein MLERESAFELLTEYTSNPSLIKHALAVEACMRAYAGKYGEDVAKWGIVGLLHDFDYQRFPDPPDHPEKGAQILKERGYPEDVIYAIKSHAHWTGCPRNHLVDKVLFACDELSGFITAVTLVRPDRKIEGLQPKSVRKKLKDKAFARSVSREDIRTGATDLGVELNEHIAFCIQAMSGISARLGL